The following nucleotide sequence is from Prosthecobacter sp..
GCCACACGTCGTTGTGCGACACGCCGAGATCGGTGGCGAGGAAGACGCTCCCTGCATCCGCTGCCACGCACAGCCCATAAATACGCGCGGGCCATTCGCAGATCGTCTCCGGCGTGCCGCCTTCGGTCGGAAGGCGGCGCAGCAATGCCTGCGGGCCTTGATTGCCCGACTGCTCGCCTTCCGCATCGCGATGTTCGGCAAAGTAGATCCATTTGCCATCCGGCGAGAGCGCATGCACGCCGCGCAGCCGCATCGCCCACGATTCCGGCACGCCTGCGAGCGGTGTGAGCGTGCCGGTGGCCAGATCGCACCACGCGATGCCGGTTTTGGCCTCGGGGAGGTTGAATTTCCCCAGCACACGCTTCCCGTCCGGCGCGAACCACAGCGGCCCGCTGCCGCGCACGGTCTGCGGCAGCGCGATGTTCGTGCCCGTGCTCGCATCAATCACGCGCAACGTGCCGCCGCCGAAACTTGGCGCGTTGATGAAGGCGATGCGACCGCTGTCGGGCGACCACGCGGGCTCGATGTCGTAGCCCTCGCCACGGCTCAGCCGCCGCAACTGGCCGCCTCCTGCCGGCATGGTGCAGATCGTGCCATGATACGACAGCACGATGCGTTGACCATCCGGCGAGACGCGCGGATGCAGGCCGCCAAAGGCACGCCGCGCGAAGGGATCGGGATCAGGCACCGCGAAGGCCGTGTGAAGGGCCGCGAACGAGAGGAGAATCCATGCCGCTTTCATGGCGGAGGTATCGGCACGGCGTGGGTGGGGCTTTCAGGTCCGGCCCGGATACATTGGCGCGAAGGACGACGTTTGAAGCCAATGCCATGAAGACGCGCCTTCTTCTCTGCCTGCTGACCGTCGTGACGACCGCCAGCGCGGAGGAGGCCTTGGAAATCGTGAAACGCAGCCTGCCGTTCGTGAAGGAGAAGGGCGCGGCGTGGATTGCGGATCGTGGATGCGCGAGCTGCCATCAAGTTCCTTCGATGCTGTGGAGCCTGAACAGCGCCGCTCGAGCAGGGATCGACCCCGAGCGCAAGGAAACAACCGAATGGACGCCGTGGGCGGCAGACTGGCGGCATTGGAATCAGTCGAAGGACAAGGACGGCGTGGACAAGGTTTCCGCCGGCAACATCGACACGATGGTGTTCTTGCTGCTGGGCCGCGATGCCGTCGCTGATGCGAGTCAGACTTGGATCACGGGCTTTCGCGAACAGTTGCTCAAAAACCAGCAGCCCGACGGCTCCTGGAAGCCCGGCGGCCAACTGCCGCTGGCGAAGCGCCCGACTCGCGAGATGAGCGAAGTCACGACGATGTGGACGTTGCTCGCGCTGAAATCGTATGGAGCCGAGGCGATGCCGCCCGAGGTACAAAAACGTGCCGAGGACTTTCTCGCCACCGCGCAGCCGGGCAAGAGCACCGAATGGCATGCCGCGCGGCTGTTGCTGCAACCGGACGATGCAACTCGTCGCAATGACTTGCTCAAACTCCAGCATCCCGACGGCAGTTGGGGCTGGCTGGCGAGTGATCCGGGCGATGCGCTCGGCACCGGCTTCGCGATGTATGCGCTGACGCGCAGCGGACTGCCGAACACGCATGAAGCGATGCAGCGAGCCGTGGCTTTCTTGAAGTCCTCGCAGAAGCCCGACGGCTCCTGGGCCGTGCCGAGCACTCGCGCCAAAGATAAGAACAAAGTCATCGCCACTTCCACCTACTGGGGCACATCGTGGGCCACGATCGGTCTGCTGGAGACTCTGGCGGTAACGAAATGAAGAAGCGTTTGCGGCACCAAGTGTCTGCTCCATGCTCGCGGCGTCATGCCATCCACGATCTGCATCATCGGCGGCTGTAACGGCGCCGGAAAGAGCACGCTGGCGCGTGAACTGTTGCCGCGCATGGGCATCGAGCGCTTCCTGAACGCGGATTTGATCGCGAAAGGCCTCTCGCCGGTGAATCCGTCGCTGGTGGCGTTTTCAGCAGGACGGCGATTGATTGAGGAAGCGCGCAGTTTGATCGCAGCTGGCACGAGCTTTGCCATCGAATCGACTTTGAGCGGCAAAACGTATGTGAAGATGCTTCAGGAAGCGAAGGGGCGTGGTTATCACTTTGTACTGCACTATGTAATGATCGACTCGGCCGCGCAGGCGGTAGAGCGCGTGAAGCTTCGCGTGCTGACGGGCGGCCATCATGTGCCGGAGGAAGATGTGCGGCGTAGATATGAGCGCAGCGTGCGGCACTTTTTGCACGACTACCTGCCGCTTGCGGATGAATGGGGTCTGTGGGAGAATGCGGTGCCGCCAGCAGTCAAGATCGCGGACGAAACGACGCACACGATTCAACAAATCCACGACATGATCACGTCCACCAAGCTCCAGGAAGCACCGCAGACGCCGAACACCGCGATGTCAGAGATGGTGCTCGAAGCCAGCCGCGTGGCGACGGAGAAGATGCTCGATCTTTATGCGCGCATGGGCATCAAGGTGACGCCGCAGATGACGCTGGCACCAGATTCGCCAGAACCGGCGTTCAAGCCGTTCGGGCTGTGGTGATCGGCAGTGTTACGCCAGCAAATCCTTCACCACATGCCCGTGAATGTCGGTCAGGCGATAGTCGCGGCCTTGGAAGCGGTAAGTGAGGCGTTCGTGATCGAAGCCGAGCAGGTGCATGACGGTGGCCTGGAAGTCATGCACATGGACTTTGTTCTCGGCGACGCTGAAACCGAGTTCGTCGGTGCTACCGTAGTCGAAGCCAGCCTTCACGCCACCGCCTGCCATGAACAGCGTGTAGCAATCGGGATAATGGTCACGGCCGAGGATCTTGCTCGCGGCGGTGCGACCTTCGCGGAAGGGCGTGCGGCCAAATTCACCACCCCAGATGACGAGCGTGTCGTCGAGCAGGCCGCGTTGTTTGAGGTCTTTGATCAAAGCGGCCACGGGCTTGTCCGTGGCGGCCATTTTCTTTGTGAGGCCGTCGGTGATGCCGGTGTCGGCGCCGGTGCCGTGAAAATCCCAGCCCCAGTCGAACAGGTTCACAAAACGCACGCCTTTTTCGATGAGACGACGCGCCAGCAGGCAGTTGTTGGCAAAGCTCGACTCGCCCGGCTTCGCGCCATAGGCCTCGATGACGTTTTGCGGCTCCTTGGAGATGTCCATCACCTCCGGCACGCTCGTTTGCATGCGGAAGGCCAGTTCATACTGCGCGATGCGTGTGACGGTCTCGGGATGACCAAACTCCGCGACCTGCTGCTGATTGAGCGCCTGGAGAGTATCGAGCGTCTTGCGGCGCATCTCGCGGTTCATGCCCGCCGGATCGCTCACGAACAAAACCGGATCGCCCTTGCTGCGACATTGCACGCCTTGATACACGCTTGGGATGAAGCCGCTGCCCCAGCAACCCTGCCCGCCGCTGGGCTGCGTGCCGCTGGAGATGAGGCTCACAAAGCCCGGCAGGTCCTGATTCTCCGTGCCGAGGCCATATGTCGCCCACGAGCCCATCGAGGGCCGCCCCTGCCGCGCATGACCGGTGAACAGCAGCAGTTCGGCCGGCGCGTGGTTGAACTGGTCCGTCGTCATCGAGCGGATCATGCACATCTCATCGGCAATCGTGTGGAAGTTCGGGCACGCATCACTCATCCACAGGCCACCTTTGCCGTATTGTGCAAAGGTGCGCGGCGTGCCCATCAGCTTCGGCACGCCAGTGGTGAAGGCAAAACGCCGCCCTTTGAGGATCGAATCCGGGCAGTCTTGCCCGCTGCGCTTCACCAGTTCCGGCTTGTAATCAAACAGATCGAGATGCGGCGGCGCCCCCGACATGTGCAGGTAGATCACACGCTTTGCCTTCGCCGCGTGGTGCCCGTGCTTCGGGATCATCGGATTCGCCGTCGCCTCCTGCTGCATCGCATGCATGGCGATGGCACCGAGGCTGAACTGGCCCGTCGCGCCGAGGAATTGGCGACGTGTGGTGAGCTGGAGTTGGTCGTGAAGGATGGGGTTCATGGGGAAGTGCGGGTTTTGGTATTACAGATTGTGATACCAAGTTTGACGGGTGTTCAGGGATGGAATCCGATCTGTTTGCGGGGCGCTGACGGCGGCGGAGCCAGAAGGGGCATCAGCTTCTTGTAGATGTCACGCAGCGAGGCGTCGTGAATCAGCAGTGTGTTATCGATCTCGGCCAGACGTTTGAGGATCATGGCATTCGCGGCAATCTGCTCGCGGATTTCGATGAAGGCACGGATGACATAGACGCTCATGGAGTTGGCTCGGTCGCTGTTCAGCACCGAGGCGGCCATGAGGGCACCGTGTTCGGTGAAGACGCGGGGTGGTTTTCGGCGGCCACCGCGCCCCTCCGGCTTTGATATCACAGATTGTGATATCAAAAGTAGAAACTCCTCGCGACTGACAACGAAGGAGAAGTCTTCCGGAAACCGCTTCAGGTTGCGTTTGACGGCCTGGTTAAAGGCCATCGTGCTTACG
It contains:
- a CDS encoding AAA family ATPase, yielding MPSTICIIGGCNGAGKSTLARELLPRMGIERFLNADLIAKGLSPVNPSLVAFSAGRRLIEEARSLIAAGTSFAIESTLSGKTYVKMLQEAKGRGYHFVLHYVMIDSAAQAVERVKLRVLTGGHHVPEEDVRRRYERSVRHFLHDYLPLADEWGLWENAVPPAVKIADETTHTIQQIHDMITSTKLQEAPQTPNTAMSEMVLEASRVATEKMLDLYARMGIKVTPQMTLAPDSPEPAFKPFGLW
- a CDS encoding ORF6N domain-containing protein; this encodes MAAKKSIDIPIHTVRGQRVVLDSDLAALYGVSTMAFNQAVKRNLKRFPEDFSFVVSREEFLLLISQSVISKPEGRGGRRKPPRVFTEHGALMAASVLNSDRANSMSVYVIRAFIEIREQIAANAMILKRLAEIDNTLLIHDASLRDIYKKLMPLLAPPPSAPRKQIGFHP
- a CDS encoding DUF1501 domain-containing protein translates to MNPILHDQLQLTTRRQFLGATGQFSLGAIAMHAMQQEATANPMIPKHGHHAAKAKRVIYLHMSGAPPHLDLFDYKPELVKRSGQDCPDSILKGRRFAFTTGVPKLMGTPRTFAQYGKGGLWMSDACPNFHTIADEMCMIRSMTTDQFNHAPAELLLFTGHARQGRPSMGSWATYGLGTENQDLPGFVSLISSGTQPSGGQGCWGSGFIPSVYQGVQCRSKGDPVLFVSDPAGMNREMRRKTLDTLQALNQQQVAEFGHPETVTRIAQYELAFRMQTSVPEVMDISKEPQNVIEAYGAKPGESSFANNCLLARRLIEKGVRFVNLFDWGWDFHGTGADTGITDGLTKKMAATDKPVAALIKDLKQRGLLDDTLVIWGGEFGRTPFREGRTAASKILGRDHYPDCYTLFMAGGGVKAGFDYGSTDELGFSVAENKVHVHDFQATVMHLLGFDHERLTYRFQGRDYRLTDIHGHVVKDLLA
- a CDS encoding prenyltransferase/squalene oxidase repeat-containing protein, yielding MKTRLLLCLLTVVTTASAEEALEIVKRSLPFVKEKGAAWIADRGCASCHQVPSMLWSLNSAARAGIDPERKETTEWTPWAADWRHWNQSKDKDGVDKVSAGNIDTMVFLLLGRDAVADASQTWITGFREQLLKNQQPDGSWKPGGQLPLAKRPTREMSEVTTMWTLLALKSYGAEAMPPEVQKRAEDFLATAQPGKSTEWHAARLLLQPDDATRRNDLLKLQHPDGSWGWLASDPGDALGTGFAMYALTRSGLPNTHEAMQRAVAFLKSSQKPDGSWAVPSTRAKDKNKVIATSTYWGTSWATIGLLETLAVTK